One genomic segment of Flagellimonas marinaquae includes these proteins:
- a CDS encoding phosphotransferase, translating to MIKITKNIKELEEYLHGQKWLGTNEHITAVEVPGEGNMNFTLRVRTDQGSFILKQSRDYVEKYPQVLAPADRAMRESEFYNLVADHNLLKRQMPELRGVDVNNYVLKLQDLGEGVDYSFLYEEASSLDEVELQEIIGFVAELHTSVHLGKTGRSLPNRKMRKLNHEHIFIYPFLKNNGLNLDDILPGLNEIGNSYKEDVPLLKKVEQLGERYLKDGSVLLHGDYFPGSWLKTDAGVRIIDPEFCFFGEPEFEIGVTLAHLKLAAQPQIIFNKALESYMDRAPLQKELCFEFMATEILRRILGLAQLPLSIGLTERIELLQEAKDLLV from the coding sequence ATGATTAAGATTACCAAGAATATAAAAGAGCTGGAAGAGTACCTCCATGGACAAAAATGGTTGGGGACAAATGAACATATTACCGCCGTGGAAGTCCCTGGAGAGGGGAATATGAACTTTACACTTAGAGTAAGGACGGACCAAGGCAGCTTTATCCTAAAACAAAGCCGCGATTATGTAGAAAAGTACCCACAGGTTTTGGCACCTGCGGACAGAGCAATGAGGGAGTCCGAGTTCTACAACTTAGTGGCCGACCATAATTTACTTAAACGGCAAATGCCGGAACTCAGAGGGGTCGATGTGAACAATTATGTTCTGAAATTACAGGATTTGGGCGAGGGTGTGGATTATTCATTTCTGTACGAGGAAGCAAGTAGTTTGGATGAGGTTGAATTACAAGAAATAATTGGATTTGTGGCCGAACTTCATACCAGTGTCCATTTGGGCAAAACCGGCAGATCACTTCCCAATCGTAAAATGCGCAAACTTAACCATGAACACATTTTTATTTACCCATTTCTTAAAAATAATGGATTGAATTTGGATGATATACTTCCCGGGTTAAATGAAATTGGCAACAGCTATAAAGAGGATGTGCCCTTATTAAAGAAGGTGGAGCAATTGGGAGAGCGCTATTTAAAGGATGGCAGTGTATTGCTGCACGGGGATTATTTTCCCGGTAGCTGGTTAAAAACAGATGCAGGTGTTAGGATCATTGATCCGGAATTCTGTTTTTTTGGTGAACCCGAGTTTGAGATCGGGGTAACCTTGGCACACTTAAAATTGGCCGCACAGCCACAAATAATTTTTAACAAAGCTCTTGAAAGTTACATGGACAGGGCGCCACTGCAAAAGGAGCTCTGTTTTGAATTTATGGCTACAGAGATACTTAGGCGTATATTGGGTTTGGCGCAACTGCCCTTGTCGATAGGTCTCACGGAGCGCATTGAACTTTTACAAGAGGCTAAGGATCTTTTGGTTTGA